From the Mammaliicoccus sciuri genome, the window ACATTTCTTGGCTTTATTCAGTAGTTAAGCTATGACTTAGGCTATCTCTGTTAGCATTCCTAATATTCATTCAATACAATGTTATGTATTATACTAGTTTAAGAATTTTTATGATAAATCAAATATTCATCAAGATAAGGCACTTCAATAACTTTCGACCAATTTAATATGGAGCCAATAAAATCATTAATGTCTAATCCAGGCATATCATATGTATTTTCATCATTTACTGTGCCACATGCATCTTCAACTACATGAACTTTAAACCCAAATTCAAAAGCTGAAATTGCTGTAAAAAGGACACAATATTCAATATTAAATCCGACTATAACTAATTCAGTTACTTTATATTCATCTAATAAGACTTTTAAAGGAGTATTAAAAAATGCACTAGGTGTATCTTTTTTAATAAGAATATCACTTAAATTATTTATATCATTATCTAATTCTCCACAATCATCATGTTTTATTATGAAAATAGGTAAATTTTCATTTTTGAATAGTTCACCTAAAGCTAATATTTTATTTTTAGTATCACATCCATTCTCACCTTTTAAAAACTTTTTATGTACATCTATTATCAATAAGCCTTTCATATATTCCACCTCAACAGATTCAAAAATAATTTATTTTATCTATTTAGCTATTTTTAACTTATATTATCATTCGAGGAAAATAATTACAATTTAGTTCTGTACATCATTAAAGATGTGAGTTTACTACCTCTTTAACTCACATCTTTTCCCCCCCATTCTCAACAAACTTCCTCTCCCCATATTCCTCATTCCAATTAAAAAACCTGGTACAGCTTATGTTCTGTACCAGGCATTCCCTACCATATTAAATAATAATATCAATAAAGAACCATATGATCATGACTACCATAATCAATGCTTTTGCTATTGAGCTTGTTAAGAAACCAAGTAATGATCCTACGCTTGCATTTGTTGCAGCTGCGATATCACCTTTTTGAATGATTTCTGTTACAAATACTAATACAAATGGAACGATTATAATTCCAAATGGAGGAAATACGAAACAACCGATAATGACACCGACTGCAGCCATTGTCTCTCCTAATTTAGAACCTCCAAATTTCTTAACGAAATAACTATTCATAATGATATCTGACAAGATCATAAATATTGTAAATACAATCATTACTACCCAAAATACCCAAGACAATTTGCTTGAATCAATTGCAAAGTGATAAATGAAATACCCTATCCATATAAATAATACGGATGGAATAATAGGTTTCACTAATCCTATAAATGCAATTACAAACATTAAGATAATTAATATCCAACTTATTGCTGTCATTATTATATCTCCTATCTTACTTTAGTTTCGTTATGTGTCGTATGTTCTACTGTGAAAATAAGTAATACAAATGCTACTGCTATTGATAAACTTGAAACAAAGAATACATTGCCTAGTCCAACTATATCACTCATAATACCACCTAATAAATTTCCACCTAACTGACCGATTACCATTGCATTGGCAAACAATGTTGATGCGTAACCTGGAAATTCTGGTAAAATATCTTGGAAATAACTAATACCTAAACCGAGTAAAATAGCTAAGAAGAATGCTAATGCTAGTTGTCCTATCAACATTGCTACGAAACTATCAAACACCCCGATGCTAAAGTAATAACCGAATCCAAAAATAGAACCAACCATTAATAATGTTTTTGTTTTGAACTTACTTGCAATACTACCAAGTATAATCATAAACGGAACTTCTAATCCCGCACATAAACTTGCTAAATAGCCGACATGTGATTCATTGTCTTTAAGATATTCTGTTACATATAATGGCATATTCAGTGTGTACATCCACTGACCGACATGTAACAAAATGAATGCTAAGAACGGTATTAATAACGTCGGTTCTTTCATTAAGTTTGGTGCTTTCTTTTCAGTAAAATTACCGATAGCATTTTTAATAACTTTCTTCGGCTCTTTATAAAATATAATTAATAATACTAAAACTGTTAAAAATAGTGCTACCGTTCCACCAAACAATCCATCATATCCAAAGGCACTTAACAATACTGTCCCAATTAAAGGACCAAATAAAAATCCTAATGAAAATGTAGAACGTAGAACTGTATTAGCAAATATACTTCTATCCTTATAAGCTGATTCATTAATTGATTCACGTGCTGAGGCATACATTTGAGGCATTGCTGGTGCAGCTAAACCTTGGAACATTGCGTAAAGTGCGATAAACACCCAAATTGTATGTATGTAGAAATAAATGGAGAAACATAATGCACCCATAATAAGTGCGGTAATGATAAGATATTTACGATTAATTTTGCCACTATCTGAAAATCTAGCAACAATAGAGTTTACTGTAAATGATGCCCCTGCTGCAAGCGCCATTAACAAACCATATTGCCCTTTCGACATGCCTAAATGTTGCGTCGCATACAACACTAGAAATGGAACAGTAATCGCAATTGCCATACCGAGTAAACCCATATTTGCGGTAAAGAGTTTGTAATTTTTTATTTGAAATAATTTCAAAAACATGAATTCACAACTTCCTATCTTTTATTATATGCTTGTACTTTAAAGCTTATCCTCTGCTACGTCAATGCTTTATTGCTATAATTCACATTAACCGGTAAAATCATTATTAAATAGTGTAAAAAGGAGTCACTCTCGTGGATTACAAAGTAGATTATATATCAGTCGGAAAAATTGCTAATATCACATTTAGCGATCAAAAATCTAAAAAGACTGCCATTTTCAAAAAACCTTTTAAAGATAAGGTGTACTTAACACATACAGGCTTTGTTGAAGACGAACAGCAATACAAAGGACACGGTGGCCCTGAAAAAGCCCTCTGTTTTTACAGCAAAGATAATTATGCATATTGGGATGACATTATTGATTTGTTACCGAAGTATGCAATTTTCGGAGAGAATATAACCGTTTCAGGTTTAACAGAAGAAGATTTAAACATTGGTGACACTTACGAACTTGGTGAAGCGATCATTCAAGTTTCATGTCCAAGACAACCTTGCGCTACAATCGCACAACGATATGGCATTAAAGACTTAGTTAAACGCATGGCTGATAGTTATCGAACAGGCTGTTACTTCAGAGTATTAAAAGAAGGATACGTAGCACAGAATGACAATATGAGATTAATTGAGCAAACTGAGCCTAAACTATCGATTTATGCATTGAATGAAACACGATTTAAAGATAGTAAAAATCTACAACGTATCGACAATATTTTAAATCACGAAGCGATTAATGATGAAACCCGCGATATATTTACGAAGTTAAGAGAACGTCTGTCATAAGAATCAATATAACGAAACATACTAAGATTAGTAGCGAAGTAATCTACGACGGTAGATGAACTTCGCTACTTTTCTCATATTCTTTTTCATACCGTTGGTACTTATTTTAAGAATATGAAATAGTAGAAGAGAGAAGTACTCCGATCGGTCTCTAGGGTCATAGAACCCGTAGCAAAAACTGGAGAACTTCACTCTCCTTATGAATTCGATTTTAGTATGTTGGGTCCCTTGAGATCGTGTACAGGAAAATGAACTAAGTAAGGCTAAGTGAAGTTAAAGCTTCTTAAATTTAATAACTTAGGAGTGATTTTTATCGAATATTTTGGTATAGATGTTGGAAAAGGAAAGAGTTTTATTGCACATTATTCAAACAATGAATTTGTTAAAGAATTTGAAATTACCCACGATAATAATGGTTTTGAGTCACTAAACAAATATATAAAGGATTTCGCAGGAGTATATTTTTTATTTGAAGCTACTGGTATATATTCAAAAGTGTTAGAGAAATTCTGTACAGTTAACAACATTTCATTTTGTGTAATTAACCCTCTTGAGGCAAAATTACTAACTAATTCTTTAAGAAATTGGAAAACAGATAAATCTGATGCACATAAACTTGCCGTTTTAGCTAAAAATATAAATAAAAAACCTTCTAGAAATTTAATGGAAGAAAAATACGTAAAACTGAGAGAACTGACAAGATACTATGAAGAAATTAACAATCAATAAAATTACTAAAAAAACCAATTGATTCAGTTACTAGATATGACTTTTCCAGAATTACAAAACCTATTTAAGGATAGATATTCAAAATTGGCTTTACAAGTAGCTAGTAAGTTCCCACATCCTGACTTTGTTGATTCTAATGAAATTGAAGAACTAAAAAATACAATTAATAGTTGTACAGAAAAAATCTATCATAGAAAAAGAAAGCACAATATGCAAAAAAACTCGTAGAGTTCTCTATGGTCAGTTATCCTTCTGTTTCTAAAGATTCATTTTTAACAGATAAATTAATTTATGTGATTGAAGATTTATTAAATCTAATGAAACGGCATGCTTCTATAAAACAAAGGTTATTAGTGTTAGCTGAGGAATTCGAAGAATTTAAAATAATTAAATCTATTCCTGGCATTGGTGATTTAACAGCCATAATGATTATTGGCGAATTAGGTGACATCAAATCCTTTGATTCTCATAAACAATTGAATGCATATGTAGGCATTGATATAAAAAGATATCAGTCTGGTAAAACGCATTTTAAAGATAAAATTAACAAACGTGGAAACAAACATGCTAGATCATTATTTTACTTAATCATTAAAAATTTCCTGTTGGGTCAAAGGTTATTTAAAAATCATATTATCGACTATTATTACAAATTAAAAAAGCAGCCTAATGGCAAAGGCCACAAGACTGCTTCAATAGCTTGCGTTAACAAGCTACTTAAAACCATTCATTATCTAGTTATAAATAATAAAGAATATGATTATCACTTGTCTCCACACTGATAATCTATTCAAATAAATCATAACATATTGAAAAAATTATTAAATAATAAAGGCTTATTTAGTGATGCCAATTTTAAATACATTTTACTACGTAGTAGTTGACAAATCGTAGGAAAGAGACTGAGACATAATGTAATGTTTCAGTCTCTTTTTACAACTTGGCAGTAGATGTCTGAACCCGAAATGCGCTTGTACCAAGCTTTTTTCAACTCTAGTCATCCTTGCCGGGGCGGGACTACGAAATCTTTTTATATAAATTAGATTTCTGTCCCGCTCCCTTATTTTTTACCTATTTCAAGCTGATTAATATAGTTCTTTAAGACTTCTATGAATGATTTCACTTGTGGTAATTGTAATACGTTATGTTCATAACAAATATATGTAGATCTTGTCAGTGGTTTACGCATGACGTTTAATTTCTTGATTTCAAATTTATCTGTATCGATATCACCTATAACGAGTTCAGGTAAGACTGTTACACCTACACCATTTAATAATAATGCTTTACATGTAGCAATTTGATCGACTTTAATCAGTGCATGGTATTCTTGTTGTAAATAATCTGAATACCACTCTTCTATTTGTTTTAAGTAGATAGGTTCTGCTTGAAACTCGATCATTGGTAAAAGGTGTAGATCTTGTTTTCTATTTTTAGGATATATAAAGTAATGCTGTTCATTAAGTAGGAGATCATTTTGAACATTCATGACTTCATTTCCTCTTACGACCATGATGTGAAAGTCATTCTGATATTGTTTAATATGTTCACTTGAACCGATTTGTAATTGTATATCCACATTAGGATATAAGTGCGTGTATTCTCCTAATACTTGTGGGAGAATAGTCTGTCCGATTAATGAAGATACACCTATTGAAATGCTACCATTTACTTCACCTATTTTAGAACTGATTTTATCTAATAATAAACGTTCTTCTTTTAACATTTTTCGAGCGTGCTCAATTACAAGTGAACCTTCATTTGTTGTTATCAATTGCTTCTTTGTTCTTATAAAAATATCTATGCCGAAAAAGTTTTCAATTGTTTTTAACCTTTGACTCACTGCCGGCTGAGATATATAGAGAATGTCTGCTGCTTTCCTTAATGTCTTTACGTCTTCTAATGTTACGAGTAACTTATAATCGTCTACTTTCAATTGACACACACTCCTTACTTTCATTATATTATAACACGATTTATCTACACGACCACGCCTACAACTTTAGACCGAAATATAATTTTTTTTATTTCATAAATTGAAAGTTGATTCATAATTCGTTATAGTTGAGCATGTATATTAAATAGGAAGGATCATATCATGCTTATTATCGAAATTATTAAATATGTTTTTCTTGGGCTACTTCAAGGTATAACTGAACCGATTCCGGTTTCTTCAAGCGGACATCTCGTTATGGCACAAGAATTTTTAGGATTACATACGGACGGTTTAACATTTGAAATTGTTGTGAATACCGCTTCATTAATTGCCGTGCTTATCTTATTTAGAAAAGATATTATCACGCTTATTGTTGATGCACTTAAATATATTAAAGGTGACCGTACCGAATCTATTAAGAAAAATTTCCAACTTGTGATGTACTTAGTCATTGCAACGATTCCTGCAGGTGTTCTAGGTATTATCTTCAAAGATATTATTGGGGATACTAAAAGTGTGATTATGGTAGGTATCATGCTTATCGTCACTGGTATCGCATTGTGGTTTATTAAGAATAAACGTGGACAAAAGCTTGAAAAAGATTTGTCACTGAAAGACGCTATTATCGTAGGTCTATTTCAAGCAATTGCGTTAATACCTGGAATAAGTAGAAGTGGTGCAACGATTGTTGGTGCATTAGGTGTAGGTATGAACCAAAAAACAGCATTTAAATTCTCATTCTTACTATATATTCCAGTAAGTCTAGGTACAACTTTACTTGGTATTAAAGATATTGTTGAAACACCACCCGATACATCATTGATGATTTCATATGTATTTGCATTTATTGCATCTCTTGTAGCAAGTTATTTCTCTCTAAAATGGTTACAAGGCATTATGGAACGTGGACAATTAGGTATCTTTAGTAAATATTGTTTCATCGTAGGTCCATTAACAATCATACTTGCGCTAATCTTCCTATAATAAAAAAACGGGGAATTCCTACTTTAAAGGGATTCCTCGTTTTTATATAGAAATATGCCATAACATTGTGGTTCAATCACTTCGCATTCATAATTTCGTGAAAACAATATCTGATTTTCTTTTCAATTCCTTTGAAATCCGCCTCTAATTTAAACATAATTTCATGAGCTGTAACATATGCCTTATGGAATTGGGCTTTAGATATTTTCTTCTCTTTGAGCATTCTTTCTAAATCATCTTCATCAACAAGTTCATATTCACCCGACTTCGGTATCACTAATACATCAAGACATAAATCTAATGTTCTAGCATTGCCAAGTTGTGTGATATTCCTCAAATTCACATCAAAATAGTATTGTACTGGTTTATTTTGTTTATCGTACATTACAGTGATACTATATGGCTTCTTTTCAGGTAAGATTTGCATCCACTTATATCCATTATCCGCAACTGTAATTTCCCTGCCTACCACATTTACTTGTAAAGGCTCTTTTACTTGTACCATTGTTACTAATCCAACTAGCCCTTTAAAATGATTGGTGTCCAATACAACTTCTTTATATTCGCGATTAAGGAGACGTCGCCAATGACGTTTGTCAATATACTTAACTTTCATAAGTTACCAACTCCTTTTTTACATTATATAAAAAACCATGTCTAATTCAAAGCATTCAATATAGAATTTCATAAATTAAATTACTATTCTAAAAAAACACTACAAGAAACTTCACTGTTTCTTGTAGTGTTTAAACAATTAAACATTAATATATAATTTAAAAATACAAAATGAATTTATATTTTTATATCTAGGAGTTCTTACTATTCTTTTGATAAATAATGAGATTTACCTTTTAAGAATAAACTTAAAATTAAAGCAATCACACTGAATAATGTTGCAATCCAGAATGCATCGTTAATACCTTGTACTGTTGCAAGTTTATTGAAGTAAGTAAATAGTGCAGTTGTACCTGCTTCTTGACCGCCAACAGATTCTGATAAAGCTTTAATTTGTTCTTGGATCATAGGATTTGTTGAATCCATATTATCTGACATATTTGCTAAATGTGATGTCGTATTTTGAGTCATTACTGTAACAAGAATGGCAGTACCGATTGACCCTGCTAATTGTCTTACTGTATTACTAATTGCATTACCATGCGGAATTAATCGTTGTGGTAATGAATTCATACCTGCTGTCATAATTGGCATCATGATGAAACTCATACCAAATGAACGGACAATATAAATAACAAGTATTGTTGTATATGGTGTATCCATATTCAACTGAGTCAATTCCCAAGTAGCAAATGTCATAATTGTTAAACCAATTAAAGCGAGTGGTTTGATACCAAATGAGTCTAACATTTTACCAGCTATAGGACCCATGAAGCCCATTATAAGTGAACCTGGTAATAGTAATAACCCTGAATCTAGTGGTGTGAAACCACGTAAGTTCTGTAAGTAGATTGGTAATAAGATCATACCACCGAATAAACTCATTGTTACGATAACGTTAATGATCGTAGTCAATGTAAAGCCTGAATATTTTAATGCTGACATATCAAGCATTGGATTTTTCATTCTCACTTCACGAATAACGAATAATGCTGTGAAGATAACACCGATAATCAATGATAATGAAACTGTTAATGAAGTCCATCCATCGTTACCCGCTTCACTAAATCCGTAAAGTAATAAGCCGAATCCTAAAGTACTAAAGATAATACCTTGAACGTCTGGTTTTGGATTAGTAGTTTTTTGATAAATTCTAAACCAGAAGAAACTAATAAATATTGAGACTAAACCAATTGCAAACATACCATAGAACATGACATTCCAATGATAGTTTTGTACAATCCAACCTGATAATGTTGGTCCGATTGCTGGTGCTAAAATAAATGCAATACCTAAAGTACCCATTGCCGCACCACGTTTTTCTGGTGGGAATATTGTCATAAATACGTTTGAACCTAATGGCATTAACACACCTGCACCAACTGCTTGGATAACACGACCTGTCATCATCATTGGGAAGTTAAATGATAAAGCACATATAATTGATCCAACTGTAAACAACGTCATTGCAATAAGAAATAGTCTTCTGTATGAATATTTACTTATTAGAAATGCACTGATTGGTATTAAGATACCATTCACTAACATAAATCCTGTCATTAACCATTGTCCTGTAGACGCTGAAATACTGAACTCATTGTTAATAACCGGTAAAGCAACATTTAATAATGTTTGGTTTAAAATAGCTATAAACATACCAAACATCATCGCAACTAAAATTTTATTTCTTGAAATACCTTTGCCATATACGAAATTGACATGATTTTTCTTAATTTGTTCATTAATTGGTTCGTCTTCGTTTAATTCCATACCACGATCAGATAATTCAGTATGTTCATGTGATTCACCTGATTCTTTATCATGATCATCAGAAGACATGTTATTAGAAGTTGTTTCGTTCATCTCTGAGTTAGATGACTTATGTTCAGCTTCCATTTTTTCAATATTTGAACGTTCTGGTTGATGATTGATATTATCATCTTTTGATTTCAATTGTGTTTCTTTGTTTTCTGTTGTTTCATCAGTTACTTGCTTAGAAACTGATTTACTTTTTTTGCGTTTTAAAACAAATGCATTAATTCCAATCCATAATAGGATTGCTACAATTATATAAGCCACCGTAAAGGTTGATGTCATAATACACCCTCCTTAATTCTTGTGGATTCGAACTTCAACATTCATTCCTGGAACAACATTTGTTGATGGCTTAGAATCAAATGTGATTTTCACTGGAACAACTTGTGTCACCTTTGTATAGTTTCCATTACTATTTGATGAAGGCATCAATGAGAAACTTGATGCAGTTGCTAATCCAACTTGAGACACTTTACCTTTAACACTAGCTTCTTGTCCGTCGATATACACGTCAACAGTTTGTCCTTTTTCAATATCTTCTACATCTGTATCGTCAATGTTTGCTGTTACATATAAATCATCAAAGTTATATGCATATGCGATTGGTGATCCAGCTTGAACTAAACTGTTTTCTGTTGCAGAAGTTTTTACAATTGTACTTTTAGATGGTGCTTTAATGTCCATTTCTTGAGACTGTCCATCTTCACCTTTACCAGCTACTTCTCCGATTTTGTCGCCTTTGTCATAAGTTTTACCTTCTTTAGCGTCGAAGCTTGTTAAGTTACCTGATACTGGGCTAGCAATTTTGATTTGCTCACCGTCAACTTTTGCATTTTCTGTTTTTACATAATCTGTTGCTTCACTATAATAATGGAATCCTACTAAACCGATAGCCACTAAAATTACTATAGTGATAACATTTACAAGCACTATTTTTTTCATTACTTTATTTCCTCCAAATTTCAATGATTTATTCATTATAAGACTCTGAAATCATGATTTAAACCAACAAATTAAATAAGTTTGTCGGGTTAAGATGGCGGAAAAATCAGATAATTATTCATAATATCTACATATTTAAATGGTATATGAATGTATCTTTGAACGGCTTTTTGTTAAAATATTAGGTATGTATTTATTCGAGGTGACCTATGAAAAAACATGCGAGACAACTAATCATAAGTAATATGGTTTACTTATTAGAACATTATCATTTTGATGAAATCACAATAAAAATGTTATGTGCAGAATGTGGCATCAATCGTTCAACATTTTACGCACATTTTAAAGATAAATATGAAACGTATGAAGAAATCAAACAGTTTCATATGACGAACTATGAAACATTAATGGATAATATAGAACATTCTATTCTTGAAAACCCTGATAAAAGAAGAAAGTATGTTAAACAGTACTTTACAAATGTCTTTTATTACATAGCAAGACATCAGCGATTTTTCACAAGCGTCTTTGTCGTCCATCCAGAAAAAGAACTCATCATCAGCTTTATCAAACTCATTAAACTAAGATTTGAAAAATTGATTACACAAATAGGTACACTTCAAGACGTCAATTTCTTCCTAGACTATACAGTCGGTGGACAAATCGCTACCATTTATAGTTGGCTAAAAAATGGATGTGTAGAAAAACCAGAAAAAATGGCAGATATTATGTATCGGAATATTATTAAAATTAATAGATAAGGGCACGATATCTCTCAGTCTTCGTGCGTTACACCCTTATTTTGTACTCTAGCGCACGATATCTCTCAGTGAACATAACCCTGTCAAGTAGACACTAAAAAAAGTAATCAATATGTTGGCTGTGCTTTTATAAGCGCAGCCATTTTTAATGAAATTCTTTTAGAATTATAAAATTTTATATATTCATTTATTTGCTTTGTGGCGTGTTTTATATCATTGAATGTTTGAGATTTGTCTTTGAATACCTCTGATTTGAGTAACCCCCAAAAGCCTTCCATAGGACCATTATCAATACATCTACCTACACGAGACATGCTTTGCTTCATAGAAGCATTTTTAATCATCTCTCTAAATAGAACACTCGTATATTGGAATCCTCTGTCGCTATGAAATATAATGCCTTCGGTATTTCTTTTAATTATGGCTTTGTTAAAGGTATCGTATACAAGCTTATTATTGTTTTGAGATGAGACTACATGGCTGATGACTTTCTTAGCACCTAAATCATAAATAGCGCTTAAATACACTTTAAATCCATTTTTCAATTTAAATTCTGTCACATCTGTTAACCAGACCTTATTAACTTTACTTGTTGTAAATTTTCTGTTTAGGATATTTTGAGAAGTGATTTCTGGCTTACTAAGTTTATATTGCCTTCTCTTTTTTCTAATGACAGCTTTTAATCCATACTTCTTCATAATTCTATATACGCGTTTATGATTAACCTGGAATTTAGTATATAATCTCAGATAAATATAAATTCTTCGATATCCATATATGCCATCATGTTCATGATAAATCCTGAAAATCTCATCTTTTAATTCGTTATTGAATCTTTCAGATTCTGAAACCTCTCTGTTTTTCCATTTATAATAACTTGCTCTCGATATTTCAAGTGCGGCGCATATCCATTTGATTGGATACTTATCTT encodes:
- a CDS encoding IS3 family transposase (programmed frameshift) — its product is MYKTRLPVKLYQEIFDLHEKGYSFQNVIDKLNLDISDSVIRFKYKVYKQHGITALINKKRNKIYTREFKEKVVKEYLETNKTYSDLAAYYNISHHATLKNWVEKYTEGKENKSYFPYLEVDTMNTRKTTFEERIEIAKYCIENNRDFNKTAEKYQVNYSQVYNWVKKYEKHGDIGLVDGRGKGKPVEALTREEELELKIKALEQRNKFLQMENEVLKKQEEIERQDESKIKQIAAYKTIEALKDKYPIKWICAALEISRASYYKWKNREVSESERFNNELKDEIFRIYHEHDGIYGYRRIYIYLRLYTKFQVNHKRVYRIMKKYGLKAVIRKKRRQYKLSKPEITSQNILNRKFTTSKVNKVWLTDVTEFKLKNGFKVYLSAIYDLGAKKVISHVVSSQNNNKLVYDTFNKAIIKRNTEGIIFHSDRGFQYTSVLFREMIKNASMKQSMSRVGRCIDNGPMEGFWGLLKSEVFKDKSQTFNDIKHATKQINEYIKFYNSKRISLKMAALIKAQPTY